Proteins from a genomic interval of Vicia villosa cultivar HV-30 ecotype Madison, WI unplaced genomic scaffold, Vvil1.0 ctg.002028F_1_1, whole genome shotgun sequence:
- the LOC131637557 gene encoding uncharacterized protein LOC131637557 yields the protein MREFLNQVQPAASVRDSFSWKLNAEGVFTVKSVYDRFFCKLSGPALHSSVAKAAANIWSFKVPAKLQFFGWRVIHNRIATNDQLCKRGILDSNDLLCVFCKMKEDSLHHLLGDCEIVGGIWKKVLMWINYGPELSLKDLEGFPFILNKVNCLAKRSVMAVIWLASIWCIWLRRNAIIFKEDNFSFTEVYSDIVVLSWCWIRSYFKIAACCNFYYWNTSPLLCVEK from the coding sequence ATGCGTGAGTTTCTGAACCAGGTCCAGCCGGCAGCTTCGGTGAGGGACAGCTTCTCGTGGAAATTGAATGCTGAAGGTGTGTTCACGGTTAAATCCGTTTATGATAGGTTTTTCTGCAAACTTTCTGGGCCTGCTTTACACTCGTCTGTAGCCAAGGCAGCAGCCAATATTTGGAGTTTTAAAGTCCCAGCAAAATTGCAATTTTTTGGTTGGCGAGTCATTCACAATCGGATAGCAACGAATGATCAATTGTGTAAACGGGGAATTTTGGATTCTAATGATTTGTTATGTGTCTTTTGCAAAATGAAGGAGGATTCTTTACATCATCTTTTAGGAGATTGTGAGATTGTAGGTGGTATTTGGAAGAAGGTTCTTATGTGGATTAATTACGGGCCGGAGTTGTCGTTGAAGGATTTAGAAGgttttccttttattttgaatAAGGTGAATTGTTTGGCTAAGAGATCTGTGATGGCGGTTATCTGGTTGGCTTCAATTTGGTGTATATGGTTGAGACGTAACGCCATAATCTTCAAGGAAGACAACTTTAGTTTCACCGAAGTCTATTCGGATATTGTCGTTTTGTCTTGGTGTTGGATTAGATCTTACTTTAAAATAGCTGCTTGTTGTAATTTCTATTATTGGAATACTTCTCCTCTTCTTTGTGTGGAGAAGTAA
- the LOC131637556 gene encoding uncharacterized protein LOC131637556 — translation MAKVATISSQHYLPYADKSIYISCHGVSRSPSQLSWGREVVHSCGLIDLGFEGYPYTWSNGRMEEANIQCRLDRALASRNFVDMFSPVRVIHLPRFGSDHAAIRIDLDVLPEELNSSHEFIFRFEEAWTKDPTCETAIRRCWDTGGNNGIHKIKSLQSLGETFKEYRSGAVKKELNRIEGRLKEASNWDSGEHDVRTYKALEKQRDSIQKTEEIIWRQRSRAVWLQAGDKNTKFFHGKASQRRKTNRIQKLQDHRGVWWRGEKHCERILKEYFSDIFKSSQPENIETICDIVRGKLKADQVDYCATRFTAEEVELALSQMHPLKAPGPDGLPSLFFQKYWHVVGEDVKHLVLGVLNDSQGVEDINRTFIALIPKVKNPASPKEFRPISLCNVVMKLVTKTIANRVKQVLPDIVDEEQSAFVKGRLITNNALIALECFHWMKKKRKGKKGAMAVKLDMAKAYDRMEWGFVVGILRSMGFPSNLVNLISNCITTVTYQVLINGKASGVICMLKKEAREAQIHGIQVARKAPVITHLLFADDSLLFARALCTEAAKIMDILKRYESSSGQMVNLDKSEVSFSRNVPEADKQMIRNRMGVKTVEAHSRYLGLPALFGRSKKLVFSQVINRVWKKVKGWKEKTMSRAGKEVLIKAVAQAIPTYVMGCFKLPEDCCKEIESLLARFWWGSSADDNKIHWLSWAKMTKAKGAGGMGFRGIGDFNVSLLGKQFWRLQMGNSSLLERVFKSRYYPRTPIGEAKLGYAPSYAWRSIFGAKELIDMGSRWRIGAGDQVNILRDNWIPGAAAAKVLGPVQGISAEATVSYLIDEDLRCWKHDLIKECFSPMVCEEILSIPLSWRNMEDKLIWYPEKDGEFSVKSAYHLLRSKRDAAFPGPSSHSQNLVWKRIWQAPVHNRVRNFLWRTAKDILPTRANLHKRKVNLAPDCPLCHSHVESSNHLFLHCNVSKQVWFLSPLGLRIPPSSDLIFWLDKMLNSGDPYVSQLFSVILWKIWFYRNRVIFKKEDFVPHKVVHEAMDWIQEYNVSNPPKGVHRLAAVGDENGNTKPGFTSVYVDAGCFEDGTVAMGCVMKGTDKGVFFSATKKQSMNVDPSMAEALALRWALKMAVEFSIKQAVFFSDALSVVDCINRISFSAVMDPIIGDCLDLLNCFSSAICVYVSRVYNTDAHNLVSIGHRLGSRTWLGLPSSVSPVVFFPSQ, via the exons ATGGCTAAAGTTGCAACTATTTCATCACAACATTACTTGCCATATGCTGataaaagtatttatatttc ATGCCATGGTGTTTCTAGGTCTCCAAGTCAACTTTCATGGGGCAGGGAGGTAGTTCATTCATGTGGCTTGATAGATCTTGGTTTTGAGGGTTACCCTTATACGTGGTCAAACGGCAGGATGGAGGAAGCAAACATTCAGTGTAGACTTGACAGAGCCTTAGCCTCCAGGAATTTTGTTGACATGTTTTCCCCAGTGCGTGTTATTCATCTTCCTCGCTTCGGGTCTGATCATGCAGCCATTAGAATTGACCTTGATGTCCTTCCTGAGGAGTTAAACTCAAGCCATGAATTTATCTTTCGGTTCGAAGAGGCGTGGACAAAAGATCCTACATGTGAGACTGCTATCAGAAGGTGCTGGGATACGGGTGGAAATAACGGAATCCATAAAATTAAATCTCTCCAAAGTCTGGGTGAGACCTTTAAGGAGTATCGATCCGGGGCTGTAAAGAAAGAACTCAACAGAATTGAAGGGAGGCTTAAGGAGGCGAGCAATTGGGATTCAGGGGAGCACGATGTCAGGACATATAAAGCTCTTGAGAAGCAAAGGGACTCCATTCAAAAGACTGAAGAAATTATTTGGAGGCAGAGGAGCCGTGCGGTTTGGCTTCAAGCAGGCGATAAAAACACAAAGTTCTTCCATGGGAAAGCCTCTCAAAGGCGCAAAACTAATCGGATACAGAAACTGCAGGATCATAGAGGGGTGTGGTGGAGGGGGGAGAAGCACTGTGAAAGGATTCTTAAAGAATATTTTTCTGATATTTTCAAAAGCTCTCAGCCGGAAAACATTGAAACTATATGCGACATTGTGCGGGGTAAGCTTAAGGCTGACCAAGTAGATTATTGTGCTACGCGGTTTACAGCAGAAGAGGTGGAGCTAGCTTTGTCTCAGATGCATCCCCTAAAAGCCCCAGGGCCGGATGGGCTACCATCACTCTTTTTCCAAAAATACTGGCATGTGGTGGGTGAGGATGTGAAACATCTGGTGCTGGGTGTTCTCAATGATAGTCAAGGTGTGGAGGATATAAATAGAACTTTCATCGCTCTCATCCCGAAAGTCAAAAATCCGGCGTCACCAAAGGAGTTCAGGCCTATTAGCCTATGCAATGTGGTTATGAAGTTGGTAACTAAGACAATTGCTAACAGAGTGAAGCAAGTCCTTCCTGATATCGTTGACGAGGAGCAAAGTGCGTTTGTTAAAGGTAGATTGATCACTAACAACGCTTTGATTGCCCTCGAATGCTTtcattggatgaagaagaaaaggaaaggCAAGAAAGGAGCAATGGCGGTTAAACTTGATATGGCCAAAGCTTACGATAGAATGGAGTGGGGTTTTGTGGTGGGGATCTTACGGTCCATGGGATTTCCTTCGAACCTGGTTAACCTTATATCCAATTGTATAACTACTGTCACATACCAGGTTCTAATCAATGGGAAAGCTTCTGGTGTGATCT GTATGCTCAAGAAGGAGGCGCGGGAAGCTCAAATTCACGGTATCCAGGTCGCTAGAAAGGCTCCTGTTATCACTCATCTCCTCTTTGCGGATGATAGCCTGCTTTTTGCGAGAGCATTGTGCACTGAAGCTGCAAAGATTATGGACATCCTTAAAAGATACGAGTCTTCGTCAGGACAAATGGTCAATCTTGATAAATCAGAGGTTTCCTTTAGTCGAAATGTACCAGAAGCAGACAAACAAATGATCCGTAACAGGATGGGGGTAAAGACGGTGGAAGCTCATTCAAGATATCTAGGGTTGCCGGCTCTTTTTGGTCGTTCAAAGAAGCTCGTGTTTTCTCAAGTCATCAATAGGGTGTGGAAGAAGGTGAAGGGGTGGAAGGAGAAGACAATGTCTCGTGCAGGAAAAGAGGTTCTAATCAAGGCAGTGGCCCAAGCAATTCCTACGTATGTTATGGGGTGTTTCAAACTTCCGGAGGATTGCTGCAAGGAAATTGAGTCTTTGCTGGCCAGATTCTGGTGGGGATCCTCGGCGGATGACAACAAAATCCACTGGTTGAGTTGGGCTAAGATGACAAAAGCTAAGGGAGCTGGTGGTATGGGCTTCAGGGGGATAGGAGATTTCAATGTCAGCCTATTGGGGAAACAATTCTGGAGATTACAGATGGGCAATTCTTCATTACTGGAGAGGGTCTTTAAAAGTAGATACTACCCTCGCACTCCGATTGGTGAAGCTAAATTGGGCTACGCGCCTAGTTATGCGTGGAGAAGTATTTTTGGTGCAAAGGAGCTAATTGATATGGGATCCAGATGGAGAATTGGGGCAGGGGACCAGGTTAATATTCTTCGGGACAATTGGATTCCTGGAGCGGCGGCGGCTAAAGTTTTAGGGCCGGTCCAGGGTATTTCAGCTGAAGCCACTGTTAGCTATCTCATAGATGAAGATTTGCGTTGCTGGAAACATGACTTAATCAAGGAGTGTTTCTCTCCGATGGTGTGTGAAGAAATTCTGAGTATTCCTTTATCGTGGCGGAACATGGAGGATAAATTAATTTGGTATCCTGAGAAAGATGGAGAATTCTCTGTTAAGTCTGCATACCACCTCCTGCGTTCTAAACGTGACGCTGCGTTTCCAGGCCCCTCTAGCCACTCTCAGAACCTGGTGTGGAAGCGTATCTGGCAGGCACCCGTGCACAATAGAGTCAGGAATTTCCTGTGGCGCACTGCCAAGGATATTCTGCCCACGAGAGCTAATTTGCATAAGAGAAAGGTAAACCTAGCACCAGATTGTCCTCTATGCCATTCCCATGTGGAATCTTCgaatcatctttttcttcattgcaATGTAAGCAAACAGGTTTGGTTCTTATCACCCCTTGGCCTCCGAATCCCTCCCTCTTCCGATCTTATTTTCTGGCTGGATAAAATGCTGAACAGTGGAGATCCCTATGTGTCTCAATTGTTTAGTGTTATTCTGTGGAAAATCTGGTTCTATAGAAACAGGGTGATTTtcaaaaaagaggattttgtgcCCCACAAGGTTGTCCATGAAGCCATGGATTGGATTCAAGAGTACAATGTTTCAAACCCACCCAAAGGTGTGCACCGGTTGGCAGCTGTAGGTGATGAAAATGGAAACACAAAGCCTGGATTTACTTCGGTTTATGTGGACGCGGGCTGTTTCGAAGATGGCACTGTCGCCATGGGTTGTGTTATGAAGGGGACTGATAAAGGAGTGTTCTTTTCCGCTACTAAGAAGCAATCGATGAATGTGGATCCGTCAATGGCGGAGGCCTTAGCGTTGCGCTGGGCTTTAAAGATGGCTGTGGAGTTTAGCATTAAACAGGCAGTCTTTTTCTCGGATGCGCTGTCAGTGGTTGATTGTATTAATCGTATTTCTTTTAGTGCTGTTATGGATCCAATCATTGGTGACTGTTTAGATCTGCTTAACTGTTTTTCTTCTGCTATTTGTGTGTATGTTAGTAGAGTGTACAACACTGATGCACACAACTTAGTTAGTATTGGGCACAGATTGGGTTCTAGGACCTGGCTAGGCCTACCTTCTTCTGTCTCCCCTGTTGTATTTTTTCCTTCTCAGTAA